The following coding sequences are from one Mus pahari chromosome X, PAHARI_EIJ_v1.1, whole genome shotgun sequence window:
- the Fundc1 gene encoding FUN14 domain-containing protein 1, which translates to MASRNPPPQDYESDDESYEVLDLTEYARRHHWWNRVFGHSSGPMVEKYSVATQIVMGGVTGWCAGFLFQKVGKLAATAVGGGFLLLQVASHSGYVQIDWKRVEKDVNKAKRQIKKRANKAAPEINNIIEEATDFIKQNIVISSGFVGGFLLGLAS; encoded by the exons ATGGCATCCCGGAACCCCCCTCCCCAAG actatgaAAGCGATGACGAGTCTTACGAAGTGTTGGATTTAACTGAGTATGCAAGAAGACACCACTGGTGGAATCGAGTATTTGGCCACAGTTCCGGACCTATGGTAGAAAAATACTCAGTAGCTACTCAGATTGTAATGGGTGGCGTGACTGGCTG GTGTGCAGGATTTTTATTCCAGAAGGTTGGAAAACTTGCTGCAACTGCAGTAGGTGGtggtttccttcttcttcag GTTGCCAGTCACAGTGGCTATGTACAGATCGACTGGAAGAGAGTTGAAAAAGatgtaaacaaagcaaaaagacagATTAAGAAGCGAGCGAATAAAGCAGCACCTGAGATCAACAACATAATCGAAGAG GCAACAGACTTTATCAAGCAGAACATTGTGATATCCAGCGGCTTCGTGGGAGGCTTTTTGCTAGGCCTGGCGTCTTAA